A single window of Aspergillus flavus chromosome 4, complete sequence DNA harbors:
- a CDS encoding putative carrier protein (peroxisomal membrane protein Pmp47, putative), whose product MSQSKIEEQKKAVAAAATQQSDNIAHALAGAGGGILSMVLTYPLITLSTRAQVESKRAHSTTADAIRRIVQREGISGLYSGLESALFGISVTNFVYYYWYEWTRSAFEKAAAKAGRASTKLTTAESMIAGAIAGSATVLITNPIWVVNTRMTARKSESDEAVLPGAPKKTKASTISTLLDLLRQEGPKALFAGVLPALVLVINPILQYTIFEQLKNVVERRRRMTPKDAFYLGALGKILATSITYPYITVKSRMHVASKDGPKETLNGSLKRIIKEEGYVGLYKGIGPKVTQSAITAAFLFAFKDVLYDTMVAIRKRDRVSK is encoded by the exons ATGTCTCAATCAAAGattgaagaacaaaagaaggCGGTTGCAGCGGCTGCAACCCAGCAGAGTGATAATATAGCGCATGCATTagctggtgctggtggtggaatCCTCTCCATGGTCTTGAC CTACCCCTTGATCACACTTTCAACAAGAGCGCAAGTTGAATCTAAACGTGCTCATTCAACGACCGCCGATGCCATCCGCCGTATCGTTCAACGGGAAGGGATTAGTGGACTTTATTCAGGTCTTGAGTCAGCGCTTTTTGGCATCAGCGTAACCAACTTCGTCTATTATTACTGGTATGAATGGACCCGCTCGGCCTTCGAGAAGGCTGCTGCAAAGGCTGGTCGAGCCTCAACGAAGCTTACGACCGCCGAATCCATGATTGCTGGGGCTATCGCTGGAAGTGCAACGGTGCTGATCACTAACCCCATCTGGGTTGTGAATACTCGGATGACAGCGCGAAAATCCGAGTCAGACGAAGCGGTATTGCCGGGTGCTcccaaaaagacaaaggctTCGACGATTAGCACTCTCCTGGACCTGCTCCGGCAGGAGGGGCCTAAGGCCCTTTTTGCCGGCGTTCTGCCGGCTCTCGTCTTGGTGATTAACCCCATCTTACAGTACACCATCTTTGAGCAGTTGAAGAACGTAGTGGAACGTCGTAGGCGCATGACGCCGAAAGATGCGTTTTACCTTGGTGCCCTGGGCAAGATCTTAGCCACGTCCATCACATACCCTTATATAACGGTCAAAAGTCGGATGCACGTGGCTAGCAAGGACGGTCCGAAGGAAACGTTGAACGGCAGCTTGAAGAGGATCATCAAGGAGGAGGGGTACGTGGGACTGTATAAAG GTATTGGCCCGAAGGTGACACAGAGTGCGATTACTGCAGCATTTCTGTTCGCATTCAAGGATGTCTTGTATGATACAATGGTAGCTATTCGAAAGAGGGACCGGGTGTCCAAGTAG
- a CDS encoding WD repeat protein, giving the protein MTSQTPEHVRSRNFRSHASRRPTSVQIGSDDPSIIEEAQNLLSQFMRHSSHETQGSQSGNRATLQKVSDSRTEHSSESADDPQVVYVISDDSALESVPEKRTVPSARRRHSARHPRLRSSRATPGLGNLSKRPGNNSETDPVLPTTKREQSNNSNYVRQTMYPPHLLSDRKSYAINNDKAPRTRRSARSKTGPINYYKKLNLFNYESEEECSGDEDVDVLANSDQPQQRHGRSRSCDLSMPPCYRDSQLVGHTQYSVIYSSSRVQILKAPLKTLDDFRSVGHARYRPERNPANYAKGLRGEDLALDNILHFDFDPKEMTAVLNLLSFSGCHWRFAPDTALTDQLIQVASTYNMHPKSFKKMSSILKLSRLLSTEEASDSNALLLEILTSTPCTKELRRARRLAMRLLGSQEKRENEGPSTSGDQHCHKVEEVRRLSGHLSFAFALGRRQCADIEAFIADAQRGHLPTVPSVIKAVKLEDGSSATRKNAQASGNLNKLLQDRELGCAVSRQVSSRFLSNLGVSRTWKGASNDIIVLAWSPDGTRFAAGATAQCDEHNMEYNRGNNLILGDLTTDSLEELPDHWSPRPPGFSRGTMNDHRLFMSVTACQWFDDTLYTASYDKTVKLWRFPNHRASCYKTLEHDSKVQVMAPSNFSKNVVATGTQSVGFWQLDESTYNVLDLPRQRSKREIDLIPTSLAWGTIPITRELLIAGMSEKGDGVTHNGLLAAWHIAEASSTPIQLSPNSQNIFDVKWHPSLPLFATASSARGGGTTLLSSKNTRSVVRLYSPLISKMCTMELECPALDINDVTFCPGNSNYVTASCTDGITYVWDTRNPDTVLHKLQHAEPLNQIDETIPREQADVGVRLALWGNSVTQFYTGASDGILKTWDVLRSPDDALIQDVASFGEEIMSGAFSPDRSNLLIGDAAGGLHLLSPNTYADETLSFKFKRASQVPFKGQDPDSESGIMAARKAILNGHLLRHPIYGVGQGPHYNGPYAAWARPDNTPVHQLGQTKLKEEWQLRQLDGIPPVLRSGLNDQLRREIECQRQLAQIRNGQHVNKRKRLEPGYYAKSRDVLVDLCSEDGFWAAPVKPKRLAAESKYVITENANVEVIDLTGDSDTECATPPKGNLAFPTTQGTESYSGLGHPLEGFEGILEDDHWWPSSDQIDPNFNDADV; this is encoded by the coding sequence ATGACGTCTCAGACACCTGAACATGTGAGAAGCCGAAACTTCAGGTCTCATGCCAGTCGTCGTCCAACTTCTGTTCAGATCGGCTCTGACGACCCATCGATAATAGAGGAAGCTCAGAATTTACTTTCACAGTTTATGAGGCATTCCTCTCATGAAACCCAAGGTTCCCAGAGTGGAAACAGGGCCACTTTGCAGAAGGTTTCCGACTCGAGAACTGAACACAGTTCTGAGTCGGCCGATGACCCTCAAGTAGTATATGTTATCTCAGATGACTCTGCACTTGAGTCCGTTCCAGAAAAACGCACAGTCCCATCAGCTCGACGACGGCACTCGGCACGTCACCCTCGTCTAAGAAGCTCACGGGCAACCCCTGGGTTAGGGAACTTATCCAAAAGACCAGGGAACAATAGCGAAACAGACCCCGTGTTACCTACAACAAAAAGGGAACAATCAAATAATTCCAATTATGTCCGGCAGACAATGTACCCACCACACTTGTTAAGCGACAGGAAATCCTATGCCATAAACAATGACAAGGCACCAAGAACGAGACGTTCTGCACGATCAAAAACTGGCCCTATCAATTACTACAAGAAACTCAATCTGTTTAATTATGAGTCTGAAGAGGAATGTtccggtgatgaggatgtcgatgTATTGGCCAATTCAGACCAGCCACAACAGCGTCACGGCCGTTCCCGTTCATGTGATCTCTCAATGCCTCCTTGCTACCGAGATAGCCAGCTCGTCGGTCATACGCAATACTCAGTTATATACTCTTCATCTAGAGTACAAATACTCAAGGCACCCTTGAAAACGTTAGATGACTTTAGAAGTGTCGGGCATGCACGTTATCGCCCAGAACGTAACCCGGCCAACTATGCTAAGGGACTAAGAGGAGAGGACTTGGCGTTAGACAACATCCTCcattttgattttgatcCGAAGGAAATGACCGCAGTGCTAAACTTGCTGTCATTTAGTGGATGTCATTGGCGTTTTGCTCCAGACACTGCTCTTACCGATCAACTTATACAAGTCGCATCCACCTATAATATGCACCCTAAGTCCTTCAAGAAGATGTCGTCTATTTTGAAATTGTCTAGGTTACTCTCGACCGAAGAAGCGAGCGATAGTAATGCTTTGCTCTTAGAAATATTGACATCAACTCCATGCACAAAGGAGCTACGACGTGCTAGGCGACTCGCAATGCGACTCCTGGGGTCCCAAGAGAAACGAGAGAATGAAGGTCCTTCCACCTCAGGCGATCAACACTGCCATAAAGTCGAGGAAGTGCGCAGACTGTCGGGCCATTTATCATTTGCATTTGCATTGGGGCGGCGCCAGTGCGCAGATATAGAAGCATTCATTGCTGACGCCCAGAGAGGCCATCTCCCAACCGTCCCATCTGTCATCAAGGCTGTTAAATTGGAGGATGGCAGCTCGGCAACGCGCAAGAATGCTCAAGCGTCTGGCAATCTAAACAAGCTCTTGCAGGATCGTGAGCTAGGTTGCGCTGTGAGCCGGCAGGTCAGTTCTCGTTTTTTGAGTAACCTCGGGGTTTCGAGGACTTGGAAAGGAGCCTCAAATGATATTATAGTACTAGCGTGGTCTCCTGATGGAACTAGGTTTGCAGCAGGTGCTACAGCTCAATGTGATGAACATAACATGGAATACAACCGAGGGAATAATCTGATTCTCGGTGATTTGACCACTGATAGTCTGGAGGAATTGCCAGACCATTGGAGCCCTCGTCCGCCGGGGTTTTCAAGGGGAACTATGAATGATCATCGTCTGTTTATGAGTGTAACAGCGTGCCAATGGTTCGATGATACACTCTATACTGCTAGTTATGACAAGACTGTCAAACTTTGGAGATTCCCTAATCACAGGGCATCATGCTACAAGACGCTTGAGCACGACTCCAAAGTCCAAGTTATGGCTCCATCCAACTTCTCAAAGAATGTGGTAGCGACAGGGACCCAGTCTGTCGGTTTCTGGCAACTAGATGAATCAACGTACAATGTCCTGGACTTGCCTCGACAGCGCTCTAAAAGAGAAATTGACCTTATACCAACGTCTCTGGCTTGGGGTACCATCCCAATAACGAGAGAGTTACTAATTGCTGGAATGTCTGAAAAGGGCGATGGTGTGACCCATAATGGTCTTCTTGCAGCTTGGCATATAGCCGAAGCATCATCCACTCCAATACAATTAAGCCCAAATTCACAAAATATCTTTGATGTAAAGTGGcacccttctcttccattaTTTGCTACAGCAAGCTCCGCAAGAGGAGGTGGTACAACTCTCTTGAGTTCCAAAAACACCAGGTCTGTGGTCCGTCTATATTCGCCACTCATCTCCAAAATGTGCACCATGGAACTTGAGTGCCCTGCTTTGGACATAAACGACGTGACTTTCTGCCCAGGCAATTCAAACTATGTGACTGCCAGCTGCACTGACGGGATCACCTACGTGTGGGACACGCGAAACCCGGACACTGTACTGCACAAGCTTCAGCATGCCGAGCCGCTCAATCAGATAGATGAAACCATTCCTAGAGAACAAGCAGATGTTGGGGTAAGGTTGGCATTGTGGGGGAACTCGGTAACCCAATTCTATACTGGGGCATCAGATGGTATCTTGAAAACCTGGGATGTATTGAGGTCTCCTGATGATGCTCTAATTCAAGATGTTGCTTCTTTTGGAGAGGAGATCATGTCTGGGGCTTTCTCGCCGGATAGATCCAATCTGTTGATTGGCGATGCAGCCGGGGGTCTTCATCTCTTATCTCCCAACACTTATGCCGATGAGACCTTGTCTTTTAAATTTAAGCGCGCTTCCCAAGTGCCATTTAAAGGGCAAGACCCCGACTCTGAGTCCGGCATCATGGCTGCCCGTAAGGCCATCCTAAATGGTCATCTTTTGCGCCATCCTATTTATGGTGTGGGCCAAGGTCCTCATTACAATGGGCCTTACGCGGCATGGGCCCGTCCAGATAATACCCCTGTGCATCAACTCGGACAGACAAAGTTGAAGGAGGAATGGCAGTTAAGGCAGCTGGACGGTATTCCTCCTGTTCTCCGATCTGGTTTAAATGATCAACTGCGGAGAGAAATTGAATGCCAGAGACAGCTCGCTCAGATTCGCAACGGGCAGCATGTGAATAAAAGGAAGCGACTGGAACCTGGCTATTATGCGAAAAGTAGGGACGTTCTTGTCGATTTATGCAGTGAAGATGGTTTCTGGGCAGCGCCGGTCAAGCCCAAGCGACTAGCTGCAGAATCGAAATATGTCATCACTGAAAATGCAAACGTCGAAGTCATAGATCTTACCGGTGATAGTGATACGGAGTGTGCGACACCGCCAAAGGGAAACTTGGCCTTTCCCACTACTCAGGGTACAGAGAGCTACTCTGGACTTGGGCATCCACTGGAGGGATTTGAGGGAATCTTGGAGGACGACCACTGGTGGCCATCTAGTGACCAAATAGACCCCAACTTCAATGATGCTGATGTGTAG
- a CDS encoding uncharacterized protein (of unknown function-domain containing protein), with amino-acid sequence MRLFHASTSSLLFLLSTVVVTSALTVVIPPSNLLPNPNALPSGTHATLTPIPSSTQSKSGHVSPHSLTAPLTRSATFIFQNLDSTGKPESYLLDVRSAEYVFTPYRVDVAADGTVLGIWETFRGNPWENRGAERYVLDAASVNAAKLPEVAVDAKVLARRGFYEERPKCEYLWEGEAFCMKYTCCFQDAYGSILLVSPLSLFKNPMILLAIVALGFTFGMPKLMENSKFNIVTISLRDAITYVFIAHASLTHIAPVDPEMRAEFEKHSRASPISGATRSAMAGGGAPGNFDFAGWMAGAHPRPGGPEPAALQGVATGREGGNVRRRG; translated from the coding sequence ATGCGCCTGTTCCACGCCTCTAcctcctctcttctttttctcctctctacTGTCGTGGTGACGTCCGCCTTAACGGTCGTTATTCCCCCCTCAAATCTTCTTCCCAACCCCAATGCTCTCCCTTCCGGCACGCACGCAACTCTAACGCCCATCCCATCGTCAACGCAATCCAAGAGTGGCCATGTCTCTCCTCACTCACTGACTGCCCCTCTGACGCGCTCCGcgaccttcatcttccagaaCCTAGACTCTACGGGGAAGCCCGAGTCTTACTTGCTTGATGTCCGATCCGCAGAATACGTCTTCACGCCTTACCGGGTTGATGTCGCTGCAGACGGTACGGTGCTAGGCATTTGGGAGACATTTCGTGGGAACCCATGGGAGAATCGTGGCGCAGAGAGATACGTCCTCGATGCTGCTTCCGTGAATGCTGCCAAGTTGCCCGAAGTGGCAGTAGATGCTAAAGTCCTAGCTAGAAGAGGCTTCTATGAGGAGAGACCTAAATGTGAGTATCTctgggaaggagaagctttTTGTATGAAGTACACTTGTTGTTTTCAAGACGCTTATGGATCTATCCTCCTAGTctcccctctttctttgtttaagAATCCTATGATTTTGCTCGCCATAGTAGCTTTGGGGTTTACTTTCGGAATGCCGAAGTTGATGGAGAATAGTAAGTTTAACATCGTAACTATTTCCCTGCGCGACGCAATCACATATGTGTTTATAGCGCATGCTTCCCTTACTCATATCGCTCCAGTGGATCCCGAAATGCGTGCCGAGTTCGAAAAACACTCTCGGGCTTCTCCTATCTCCGGTGCAACTCGTAGTGCCATGGCTGGTGGCGGTGCACCGGGCAACTTTGATTTCGCAGGATGGATGGCTGGTGCCCATCCAAGACCAGGTGGTCCAGAGCCTGCTGCTCTTCAGGGAGTAGCGACTGGCAGGGAAGGTGGAAATGTACGAAGACGAGGATAG
- a CDS encoding putative AMP-binding enzyme, producing MFFSQQPVHLARADELRQEPPKGSPYSVALPGTEEPGRSRIYRAYLAQKELVRTLDPQVLTAHDIFESTANRVPKNHCLGWRPYNQTTKTFGPYQWLDYQTVQKRRADFGAGLVELHHKHNCHRSGQYGIGLWCQNRPEWQITDLACMSQGLYSVSIYDVLASDATEYIINHAELHCVVTSLPHIPTLLKLKPLLPNLKIIISLDPLDGGEQVGHSKRALLESVAAGQDVSIYTIDQVEELGATSNRPYNAPQPSDIVTINYTSGTTGPPKGVVLTHENAVAATAGALVTTQQAAGDTLASYLPLAHIYARLSEHAAFWAGARIGYFHGNIVELVDDLKLLKPTGFMSVPRLYSRFGNAIRASTVDQPGFKGALSRHVVSTKTANLKNPDTSKATVKHALYDRIWSKKVAAALGLERTRMMVSGSAPLDPSLHNFLRVATGADLVQGYGLTETYAMACAQSSKDLTAGNCGRLAPCTEACLASLPDMDYSVEDKPYPRGELLLRGTNVFKEYFKNPEETDKAITEDGWFRTGDVCTIDEMGRIIIIDRRKNVLKLAQGEYISPERLEGVYLSELGYFAQGYIHGDSVQTFLVGIFGIQPDAFAVFASKVLGRPMSETDIEGIRSVLNDDKIRKAVLKDLERVAKKHKLAGYERVKNCSLMLDPFTVENNLLTPTLKLKRPPVVKQYRQLLDELYAQATAEESAPKAKL from the exons ATGTTCTTTAGCCAACAGCCCGTCCACCTTGCTCGTGCGGATGAGTTAAGGCAAGAGCCTCCGAAGGGCTCGCCGTATTCTGTGGCCCTTCCTGGGACTGAGGAGCCTGGACGGAGTAGGATCTACCGTGCCTATCTTGCGCAGAAGGAACTTGTGAGGACATTAGATCCACAG GTTCTCACTGCGCATGACATCTTTGAGTCGACTGCAAACCGAGTACCGAAAAATCACTGCCTGGGATGGCGCCCGTACAACCAGACAACCAAGACCTTCGGCCCTTACCAGTGGCTAGATTACCAGACAGTTCAAAAGCGGCGGGCTGATTTCGGTGCCGGGTTGGTGGAATTGCACCACAAACACAATTGCCATCGTTCTGGCCAGTACGGTATCGGACTGTGGTGTCAAAATCGGCCCGAATGGCAGATCACTG ATCTGGCATGCATGTCTCAAGGTCTGTATTCTGTATCAATCTATGATGTTCTTGCCTCAGACGCAACcgaatatattataaaccACGCAGAGCTGCACTGCGTGGTAACTTCCTTGCCGCATATCCCAACTTTGCTCAAGCTGAAGCCCCTCCTACCCAATCTGAAAATCATCATCAGCTTGGACCCTCTTGATGGTGGCGAACAAGTTGGACACTCAAAGCGAGCTCTTTTGGAGTCCGTGGCTGCCGGACAGGACGTCTCGATTTATACGATCGATCAGGTTGAGGAACTGGGCGCCACTTCGAACCGCCCTTACAACGCTCCCCAGCCTTCTGACATCGTCACCATTAACTATACCTCCGGTACTACGGGCCCTCCGAAGGGTGTTGTGCTGACGCATGAGAACGCCGTTGCGGCCACTGCAGGGGCCCTTGTTACTACCCAGCAGGCTGCTGGTGACACACTAGCATCCTATCTTCCGCTAGCTCACATCTATGCACGTTTATCAGAACATGCAGCTTTCTGGGCAGGTGCCCGGATCGGCTACTTCCATGGAAATATCGTGGAGTTAGTCGATGACCTAAAGTTGTTGAAGCCCACCGGGTTTATGTCGGTTCCCCGTCTTTACAGTCGGTTTGGGAACGCTATTCGTGCCTCAACTGTGGACCAACCGGGTTTCAAGGGCGCGTTGTCGAGACATGTCGTTTCGACCAAGACAGCCAACCTGAAGAATCCTGATACCTCTAAGGCTACTGTTAAACATGCCTTGTACGACCGGATATGGTCTAAGAAGGTCGCCGCTGCCCTAGGCCTGGAACGTACGAGAATGATGGTCTCCGGCTCTGCGCCCCTCGATCCTTCTCTCCATAACTTTCTCAGAGTTGCTACCGGTGCCGATCTCGTTCAGGGTTACGGTTTGACTGAAACATACGCCATGGCGTGCGCCCAGTCTTCCAAAGATCTGACTGCTGGCAACTGTGGACGCCTGGCACCCTGCACAGAAGCGTGCCTGGCGTCTCTTCCTGACATGGATTACTCCGTCGAGGACAAACCCTACCCTCGTGGCGAATTGCTTCTGCGAGGCACAAACGTTTTCAAGGAGTACTTCAAGAATCCTGAAGAGACTGACAAGGCCATCACTGAAGATGGATGGTTCCGAACAGGCGATGTCTGTACGATAGACGAAATGGGCCGCATCATTATCATTGACCGCCGGAAAAATGTCCTGAAGCTAGCTCAGGGAGAGTACATCTCACCAGAGCGGTTGGAGGGTGTTTATCTTTCCGAGCTGGGGTACTTTGCACAGGGCTATATCCATGGTGACAGCGTGCAGACATTCCTCGTTGGTATTTTCGGGATCCAACCTGATGCATTCGCTGTGTTCGCTAGCAAAGTTCTCGGCCGGCCCATGAGTGAGACCGATATTGAAGGCATTAGGTCTGTATTGAATGACGATAAGATTCGGAAGGCAGTGCTGAAGGACCTCGAGAGAGTTGCGAAGAAGCACAAGCTGGCAGGCTACGAGAGGGTCAAAAACTGCTCTTTGATGCTTGATCCGTTCACGGTTGAGAATAACCTGTTGACGCCAAC ATTAAAGCTGAAGCGTCCCCCGGTGGTGAAGCAGTATCGCCAGCTTCTGGATGAGCTCTACGCCCAAGCTACGGCGGAAGAGTCGGCTCCAAAGGCCAAGCTATAG
- a CDS encoding amino acid transporter (arginine transporter, putative) has product MAFEDGFNVTPKTVGKEAMANDEAFQVNAPTPSSDLKDVDCEKHGATRESNPVPDLKRQLKSRHLQMIAIGGTIGTGLFISSGTAIGTAGPVGALIAYLFVGSIVYSVMQALGEIASYLPIQGAFTSYAARLIDPSLGFAMGWIYWFSWASTFALELTATGLIIQFWDKDINIAIFIAVFWVVITLFNFLPVSFYGELEFWFASIKVITVVGFMIFAICIDAGAGDKGYLGFTYWTNPGPFAAYAGVSPDSTAKFVGFWAVLIQAGFSYQGTELVGIAAGETENPRKTIPSAIRKTFYRILFFFVLTIFFIGLLVPYTNEDLVKDGNDANSSPFVIAARLAGVKVLPHIINAVLLTVVLSAANSNVYSGSRILIGLAQEGLAPRWFKKTSKKGVPYYGVMFTAAFGLLGFMNVSNAGSTVFNWLLNIAGVAGFITWCSLNACHLAFMRALKARNMSRDLLPFKAMWQPWYSWYGLFFNILIILTQGFTAWIPTFSVTDFFIAYISLILFVVLYVGHKIFYRTSFVPPLEADIDTGRVSLENESWETTTTKWYQRIFRSFRG; this is encoded by the exons ATGGCCTTTGAGGACGGGTTTAACGTCACGCCAAAGACAGTGGGAAAAGAAGCAATGGCCAACGATGAGGCCTTTCAGGTCAATGCTCCCACTCCATCGTCCGATTTGAAGGACGTGGACTGCGAGAAGCATGGCGCTACTCGCGAGTCGAACCCAGTACCGGATCTAAAGCGCCAGCTCAAAAGCCGACATCTGCAAATGATTGCCATTG GTGGTACAATTGGTACAGGTCTTTTCATCAGTAGTGGCACCGCCATCGGTACAGCAGGGCCGGTAGGCGCTTTGATTGCATATCTCTTCGTCGGCTCTATCGTGTACTCCGTCATGCAGGCCCTGGGTGAAATAGCAAGTTATCTGCCAATCCAAGGAGCGTTCACGTCCTACGCAGCTCGATTGATCGACCCCAGTCTTGGTTTTGCCATGGGTTGGATCTATTGGTTTTCCTGGGCTAGTACCTTTGCGCTAGAGTTAACTGCGACAGGGTTGATTATACAGTTTTGGGACAAGGATATCAACATCGCCATTTTCATCGCAGTGTTCTGGGTCGTTATTACTCTTTTCAACTTCCTACCTGTTAGCTTTTACGGTGAGCTGGAGTTCTGGTTCGCTAGTATCAAGGTGATCACAGTTGTTGGGTTTATGATCTTTGCAATTTGTATTGATGCGGGGGCCGGCGATAAAGGATACTTGGGATTTACTTATTGGACTAACCCAGGTCCATTTGCAGCTTACGCCGGTGTTTCTCCAGACTCAACAGCCAAATTCGTGGGCTTTTGGGCTGTGCTTATTCAGGCGGGTTTCTCATACCAGGGAACAGAGTTGGTTGGTATTGCAGCAGGTGAAACTGAAAATCCCCGCAAAACTATTCCTTCTGCGATCCGCAAGACGTTCTACCGcattctgttcttcttcgtattgactatcttcttcatcggccTGCTGGTGCCCTATACCAATGAAGACCTTGTTAAGGACGGAAACGATGCAAACTCTTCACCGTTCGTCATTGCGGCCAGACTTGCGGGTGTCAAGGTCCTGCCTCATATAATCAACGCCGTCCTGTTAACTGTCGTGCTTTCCGCCGCCAATTCCAACGTCTACAGTGGTAGCCGTATCCTAATCGGCTTGGCTCAAGAAGGGCTTGCCCCGCGCTGGTTCAAGAAAACGTCGAAAAAGGGCGTGCCCTACTACGGTGTCATGTTCACTGCGGCGTTTGGCTTGCTCGGTTTCATGAATGTGTCTAATGCTGGTAGTACAGTGTTCAACTGGCTTCTCAACATTGCAGGTGTGGCAGGCTTCATCACTTGGTGTTCCCTGAATGCCTGTCATCTTGCATTCATGCGAGCTCTGAAGGCTCGCAATATGTCTCGtgaccttcttcccttcaaAGCGATGTGGCAGCCCTGGTATTCCTGGTACGGGCTCTTCTTCAACATATTGATCATTTTGACTCAAGGGTTCACTGCTTGGATCCCAACATTCAGTGTAACGGATTTCTTTATCGCCTATATCAGCTTGATCCTCTTCGTGGTACTCTATGTGGGACATAAAATTTTCTATCGGACGTCGTTTGTTCCCCCACTCGAGGCCGACATCGACACCGGTCGGGTTTCTCTTGAAAACGAGTCATGGGAAACCACCACTACTAAGTGGTATCAAAGGATCTTTCGCTCGTTTCGAGGCTAA
- a CDS encoding membrane-associating domain-containing protein → MALDFPWIYPVRVVQVIFAIIILGLTAYIVSVYNNDTVNFMLFNSIWTAFFATPYLALAPVHFPQIAHRFVIPAVEAITMIFWFAGFIALGVLLPAPRFCHWSACNCAQAATVFGAFEWALFAVTTVVAVIGALRTRSSTGTKPAPQTTAHVGV, encoded by the exons ATGGCTCTGGATTTCCCCTGGATTTATCCTGTTCGGGTTGTTCAAGTGATTTTTGCAATTATCATTCTTGGTTTGACCGCATACA TTGTCAGCGTGTACAATAATGACACCGTCAACTTCATGCTTTTCAATAGCATCTGGACGGCTTTCTTCGCCACTCCGTACCTCGCCCTTGCGCCTGTGCACTTTCCCCAAATCGCACATCGCTTCGTTATACCAGCCGTAGAAGCGATCACTATGATTTTCTGGTTTGCAGGCTTTATTGCGTTGGGTGTTCTGCTTCCTGCCCCTAGGTTCTGTCACTGGAGCGCTTGCAACTGTGCTCAGGCAGCCACGGTATTTGGGGCATTCGAGTG GGCTTTGTTTGCGGTCACGACAGTAGTGGCTGTTATCGGAGCTTTGCGTACCAGGTCAAGCACTGGTACGAAGCCTGCCCCTCAAACCACTGCTCACGTTGGCGTCTAA